Proteins found in one Populus alba chromosome 14, ASM523922v2, whole genome shotgun sequence genomic segment:
- the LOC118041872 gene encoding stachyose synthase, with protein MAPPNPASPPLSIRKHDDSSDKYFDLSTGKFSVKGFPLLSEVPSNVTFAPFFSSIWKPPDAPLALLQRVQALSHKGGFLGFHKEAPSDRLINSLGKFTGREFLSIFRFKTWWSTMWVGNSGSDLQMETQWVLLNVPEIRSYVIIIPVIDGSLRSALHPGTDGHVMICAESGSTKVTASSFDAIAYVHVSENPYRIMNEAYSALRVHLNTFKLLEEKAAPSLIDKFGWCTWDAFYLTVEPAGVWHGVNDFVEGGVSPRFLFIDDGWQSINFDGENPNEDAKNLVLGGTQMTARLHRLDECEKFREYKGGSMLGPHPPSFDPKKPKMLISKAIELEHAEKDRDKAIQSGVTDLSAFESKIQKSKQELDVMFCGDEKSVSTGSSGSCSCKADSYGMRAFTRDLRTKFKGLDDIYVWHALCGAWGGVRPGATHLNSKIIPCKLSGGLDGTMNDLAVVKIIEGGIGLVQPDQAGDFYDSRHSYLASVGITGVKVDGMHTLEYVSEEYGGRVELAKSYYKGLSDSLAGNLKGSGLISSMQQCNDFFFLGTKQMSMGGVGDDFWLQGVHMIHCAYDSMWMGQIIQPDWDMFQSDHLCAKFHAGSRAICGGPVYVSDSVGGHDFELLKKLVYPDGTIPRCQHFALPTRDCLFRNPLFDKKTTLKIWNFNKHGGVIGAFNCQGAGWDPQEKRSKGFVPVKKLGNSIKFAPIGLTNMFNSGGIIQELEYFDSEAETCVKIEVKGGGNFLSYSNASPEKCGFGKLSLNLPWTEAAGGISEVAFLF; from the exons ATGGCTCCCCCAAATCCCGCTAGTCCACCTCTTAGCATTCGTAAACATGATGATAGTTCAGACAAATACTTTGATTTGTCGACTGGGAAATTTAGTGTCAAGGGATTTCCATTGCTCTCTGAAGTTCCAAGCAACGTGACTTTTGCtcccttcttttcttctatcTGGAAACCCCCTGATGCTCCACTTGCTCTGCTCCAGCGTGTCCAAGCTCTGTCGCACAAGGGCGGATTCCTGGGTTTCCACAAAGAGGCTCCGTCAGACCGCTTAATCAACTCCCTTGGTAAGTTCACGGGAAGGGAATTTTTGTCCATCTTTAGATTCAAAACTTGGTGGTCTACCATGTGGGTGGGTAACTCTGGTTCTGATTTGCAAATGGAAACTCAATGGGTTCTCCTTAATGTTCCTGAAATAAGGTCTTATGTCATAATCATACCCGTCATTGATGGAAGTCTTAGGTCTGCTCTCCATCCTGGAACTGATGGCCATGTCATGATTTGTGCTGAGAGCGGTTCTACTAAGGTGACAGCATCATCTTTTGATGCTATCGCTTATGTTCATGTGTCTGAAAATCCTTACCGTATCATGAATGAGGCCTATAGTGCACTGAGGGTCCACCTCAACACCTTCAAGCTTTTGGAAGAGAAAGCTGCCCCTTCTCTTATTGATAAATTTGGGTGGTGCACTTGGGATGCATTTTATTTAACCGTAGAGCCTGCCGGTGTATGGCATGGTGTGAATGATTTTGTTGAGGGTGGTGTCTCTCCAAGGTTTCTTTTCATTGATGATGGCTGGCAAAGCATCAATTTTGATGGTGAGAATCCGAACGAGGATGCTAAAAACCTTGTTCTTGGTGGGACTCAAATGACTGCCAGGCTTCACAGGCTTGATGAATGTGAGAAGTTTAGAGAGTACAAGGGAGGGTCTATGCTGGGTCCTCACCCTCCTTCATTTGATCCAAAGAAACCAAAGATGCTTATCTCAAAGGCAATTGAACTCGAGCATGCTGAGAAGGATCGAGATAAGGCAATCCAATCAGGTGTTACTGACTTGTCTGCTTTTGAATCTAAAATTCAGAAGTCGAAACAAGAGCTGGATGTCATGTTCTGTGGAGATGAAAAGAGTGTTTCCACTGGGAGCTCTGGAAGTTGTTCTTGCAAGGCTGACAGTTATGGCATGAGAGCTTTCACGAGAGATTTGAGGACAAAGTTTAAAGGGTTGGATGATATTTATGTGTGGCATGCTCTCTGTGGTGCCTGGGGTGGCGTTAGGCCAGGTGCTACTCATTTGAATTCAAAGATCATTCCTTGCAAACTGTCTGGTGGTCTTGATGGGACAATGAATGATCTCGCTGTGGTTAAGATCATTGAAGGCGGTATTGGTCTTGTTCAGCCTGACCAAGCAGGAGATTTCTATGATTCCAGGCACTCCTACCTTGCCAGTGTTGGCATTACAGGAGTGAAAGTAGATGGCATGCAT ACTCTTGAGTATGTGTCTGAAGAATATGGAGGCCGTGTTGAGCTTGCAAAGTCTTATTACAAGGGCCTGTCAGATTCCCTGGCGGGGAATTTGAAAGGATCTGGACTCATCTCTAGCATGCAACAATGCAATGATTTCTTCTTCCTAGGAACAAAGCAGATGTCCATGGGAGGAGTGG GTGACGATTTCTGGTTACAAGGGGTCCATATGATCCATTGTGCCTACGACAGCATGTGGATGGGTCAGATTATACAACCTGATTGGGATATGTTCCAATCCGACCATCTGTGTGCCAAGTTTCATGCTGGTTCAAGAGCTATTTGTGGCGGACCTGTCTACGTGAGTGACTCCGTCGGTGGTCATGATTTTGAACTGCTCAAGAAACTTGTGTACCCTGATGGTACCATTCCCAGGTGCCAACATTTTGCCCTGCCCACTAGGGATTGCCTCTTCCGGAACCCTCTATTTGACAAGAAAACAACTCTCAAGATTTGGAACTTCAACAAg CATGGAGGTGTGATCGGAGCTTTCAACTGCCAAGGAGCTGGATGGGACCCCCAAGAGAAAAGGAGCAAGGGCTTTGTGCCCGTCAAGAAGCTAGGCAACAGTATCAAATTTGCTCCTATTGGACTGACCAACATGTTTAATAGTGGTGGCATAATTCAAGAACTGGAGTATTTTGATTCTGAAGCTGAGACTTGTGTAAAGATTGAGGTTAAAGGCGGGGGGAATTTCTTATCATACTCCAACGCATCTCCAGAGAagt gTGGCTTTGGCAAACTGAGCTTGAATCTCCCTTGGACTGAAGCCGCTGGTGGCATATCTGaagttgcttttcttttttga